The Phaeobacter sp. A36a-5a genomic interval GTGTCTCGCTGGATCTGGCCGCCGGGTGCAGCCTCGCACTCACCGGAGACAGCGGATCCGGCAAAAGCACGTTGCTGCATCTGGCGGCCGCGCTGGATCAGTTCGACCGCGGCCGCATAGTGGTGGATGATGTTTCCCTCGCCGAGCTGGATGACACCGGGCGCGCGGCGCTGCGGCGACGACATGTGTCCCTTGTGTTTCAGCAGTTCAACCTGATCCCGGCCCTGACCGTTGGTCAGAACATCAGCCTGCATGCCCGGCTGGCCGACACGGTTGATGCCCCTTGGATCGAGGCATTGACCCGTCGGCTGGGGCTGGCCGAACTACAGGGGCGCTACCCCGAACAGCTGTCTGGCGGACAGCAGCAGCGGGTCGCTATTGCCCGCGCGCTGGCGCTGCGCCCAAAGCTGCT includes:
- a CDS encoding ABC transporter ATP-binding protein yields the protein MLIIEEVSKSYSGPSGAVPVLDRVSLDLAAGCSLALTGDSGSGKSTLLHLAAALDQFDRGRIVVDDVSLAELDDTGRAALRRRHVSLVFQQFNLIPALTVGQNISLHARLADTVDAPWIEALTRRLGLAELQGRYPEQLSGGQQQRVAIARALALRPKLLLADEPTGNLDETSSASVMELMLDLVRETGAALLLVTHSQAIAGLLDRQIHLSNGRLREAGT